Proteins found in one Campylobacter lari genomic segment:
- a CDS encoding F0F1 ATP synthase subunit C, producing MKKIVFLMLALSGFAFAAEGSMNQWLASFSILAAGLGLGVAALGGAIGMGNTAAATIAGTARNPGLGGKLMTTMFIALAMIEAQVIYALVIALIALYANPFQALVAA from the coding sequence ATGAAAAAAATCGTATTTTTGATGCTAGCTTTAAGTGGTTTTGCATTTGCAGCTGAAGGTTCTATGAACCAATGGTTAGCTTCTTTTTCTATCTTAGCAGCAGGCTTAGGACTTGGTGTTGCAGCTTTGGGTGGAGCTATCGGTATGGGTAACACTGCAGCAGCAACTATAGCAGGTACTGCTAGAAACCCTGGTCTTGGTGGTAAATTAATGACTACTATGTTTATTGCTTTGGCGATGATTGAAGCTCAAGTTATTTATGCACTTGTTATTGCTCTTATTGCTCTTTATGCTAATCCATTCCAAGCATTAGTAGCAGCTTGA
- a CDS encoding metal-dependent hydrolase — MIIKNAKIYGEQKLDLKIEDGKITQIANDLNDDEHIVDIEGKTLLPSFIDLNVSLLDNEFSIDKLYNLEKACLKGGVGTIVLKDSLEANTQGYALYYDKLKSLDINVLPTINVLDKIGKLKNIATLIDMGAKGLELTSTLGANYLRQCMQYASMKSSPIFLKCFDESFDDHGVMNDSKMSFELGLIGISDIAETSEVAKMKELVEFYGNNACFGALGVIKSFELLENYQSEISIHHLIKDENSCENFNTYAKILPPLRSKNELSYLIKMLQKGKITFLTSLHTPSKKDLAFDEADFGVNAIAMYMSLCFTYLIKENVLTWKELCDFTSYNQAQFLGLNKGKIESGFDADLVVFDENYSFNGEGLYINDILQGKVEKSFIAGKVFSI; from the coding sequence ATGATTATCAAAAATGCAAAAATTTATGGTGAGCAAAAGCTTGATCTTAAAATAGAAGATGGAAAAATCACTCAAATTGCTAATGATTTAAATGATGATGAGCATATTGTTGATATAGAAGGTAAGACTTTACTTCCTTCGTTTATTGATTTAAATGTTAGTTTACTTGATAATGAATTTAGTATAGATAAATTATATAATCTTGAAAAAGCATGTTTAAAAGGTGGAGTGGGGACTATTGTTTTAAAAGATAGTTTAGAAGCTAACACTCAAGGCTATGCGCTTTATTATGATAAATTAAAATCTTTAGATATTAATGTTTTACCTACTATTAATGTATTAGATAAAATAGGAAAATTAAAAAATATTGCTACCTTAATTGATATGGGTGCAAAAGGTTTAGAGCTTACGAGTACTTTAGGTGCAAATTATTTAAGACAGTGTATGCAATATGCTAGTATGAAGTCAAGCCCTATATTCTTAAAATGCTTTGATGAGAGTTTTGATGACCATGGGGTTATGAATGATAGTAAGATGAGCTTTGAATTAGGACTTATAGGAATTAGTGATATAGCTGAAACTAGTGAAGTAGCAAAAATGAAAGAGTTAGTAGAATTTTATGGAAATAATGCTTGTTTTGGTGCTTTAGGTGTTATAAAATCTTTTGAACTTTTAGAGAATTATCAAAGTGAAATTTCAATCCACCATTTAATTAAAGATGAAAATTCTTGTGAAAATTTTAATACTTATGCAAAAATTCTACCTCCTTTAAGATCCAAAAATGAACTTTCATATCTTATAAAAATGCTTCAAAAAGGAAAGATTACTTTTTTAACATCATTACATACACCTAGCAAAAAAGATCTAGCTTTTGATGAAGCAGATTTTGGAGTTAATGCCATAGCTATGTATATGAGTTTATGCTTTACGTATTTAATAAAAGAAAATGTTTTAACTTGGAAAGAATTATGTGATTTTACAAGTTATAATCAAGCGCAATTTTTAGGATTAAATAAAGGAAAAATAGAATCTGGTTTTGATGCTGATTTGGTTGTGTTTGATGAAAATTATTCTTTTAATGGAGAAGGTTTATATATAAATGATATCTTGCAAGGCAAGGTAGAAAAAAGCTTTATAGCAGGAAAAGTTTTTAGCATTTAA
- a CDS encoding sodium-dependent transporter, with translation MNDKFSKIGFVLAVAGGAIGLGNAWKFPTLVGQNGGFAFVLLYLLLTISVGFCVFLAEIAMGRLSQSDPVNAYKSLATKYAQKWKFAGFFMLGGIFVLSFYLVIMGWVLKYMITSIYYLPSNTQEAGALFGNLIQNSILESSLYFLIAFFLTLFVVSRGVKSGIEKLNVWIMPSLFIMLVLMLVYCFFQDGFKEAFVYLFYPDFTKLSLNSVLTALGLAFFTLCLGIGCITTYAASLKDDTNLITSSIIIVLLNISIGLMMGLIVFTFIFKFNANPAEGAGLVFISLTTLFSNLGAIFGHFLAFYFFLALFFAGITSAVSMIEPFTFYLVNEYKISRKKALVFIGFVVFLLGMSCILSFSASYGASFSFFGLSFFDILDKLTSNFMLPLGAIASAIFVGFFADKIKIYNLFSKFMSKSIFEIWYFLLRFVAPIAIIIIMLNQIL, from the coding sequence ATGAATGATAAATTTTCTAAAATAGGTTTTGTATTAGCTGTTGCAGGCGGAGCTATAGGACTTGGAAATGCTTGGAAATTTCCAACTTTAGTAGGCCAAAATGGAGGCTTTGCCTTTGTGCTTTTATATTTGCTTTTGACTATTAGTGTGGGATTTTGTGTATTTTTGGCTGAAATTGCTATGGGAAGATTAAGTCAAAGTGATCCTGTTAATGCTTATAAAAGCTTGGCAACTAAATATGCTCAAAAATGGAAATTTGCTGGATTTTTTATGCTCGGTGGAATTTTTGTATTATCTTTTTATCTTGTTATTATGGGCTGGGTTTTAAAATACATGATAACTTCTATTTATTATCTACCTAGCAATACCCAAGAAGCTGGAGCTTTATTTGGAAATTTAATACAAAATAGTATTTTAGAAAGTAGTTTATATTTTTTAATTGCTTTTTTTCTTACTTTATTTGTTGTTTCAAGGGGGGTTAAAAGTGGCATAGAAAAACTTAATGTTTGGATTATGCCAAGTTTATTTATTATGCTTGTTTTAATGCTAGTATATTGTTTTTTTCAAGATGGTTTTAAGGAAGCTTTTGTTTATTTGTTTTATCCTGATTTTACCAAGCTTAGTTTGAATTCGGTTTTAACGGCCTTGGGTCTTGCTTTTTTTACTTTATGTTTGGGTATAGGTTGCATTACCACTTATGCAGCTTCATTAAAAGATGACACAAATTTAATTACAAGTTCAATTATAATTGTGCTTTTAAATATCAGTATAGGCTTAATGATGGGACTTATTGTTTTTACTTTTATATTTAAATTTAATGCTAATCCCGCAGAAGGTGCTGGACTTGTATTTATATCTTTAACAACTTTATTTTCTAACTTAGGTGCTATCTTTGGGCATTTTTTAGCCTTTTATTTTTTCTTGGCTTTATTTTTTGCAGGAATTACTTCAGCAGTTTCTATGATAGAACCTTTTACTTTTTATCTTGTGAATGAATATAAAATTTCAAGAAAAAAGGCTTTGGTTTTTATAGGTTTTGTGGTTTTTCTTTTAGGAATGAGTTGTATTTTATCTTTTAGTGCTAGTTATGGGGCTAGTTTTAGCTTTTTTGGTCTAAGTTTTTTTGATATTTTGGATAAATTAACTTCTAATTTTATGCTCCCGCTTGGAGCTATTGCTAGTGCTATTTTTGTAGGATTTTTTGCAGATAAAATAAAAATCTATAATTTGTTTTCTAAATTTATGAGTAAAAGTATTTTTGAAATATGGTATTTTTTACTCAGATTTGTTGCACCTATTGCAATTATTATCATTATGTTAAATCAAATTTTATAA
- a CDS encoding phytoene desaturase family protein, whose amino-acid sequence MDVEFDVIIIGSGLGGLSAGAFLAKDKKSVLVLEQHSLIGGCATCFKRKGALIDAGLHEMDWGEAKTDMKHLVFEKLGIKNKIEILPLPSAWSIKSKNYNLTLPHGIEKVKEILKKEFPKETKGINKYFKAIRLQAYAIRRFPWDLKLSELLLFPFSTSWIFIKNRLFNKKVYDVLNAYIKNDKLKKILNANMSYYHHDSKEFIFSYHAMAQKHYYDGGVYIKGGSQALSDALAEVIKENQGQVLAKAEVIKILTKDQKAYGVEYIQNNKKYTIHAQNIIANCDPLIVYKDLLKDLNLTQEIKTIESKKRACSLVSAYFIYDKDISKIYENMDYCNFIFEDDFLNSSYENTNILKLDIKKRPMAFVNYSKIDSGLASNKYIGVVAFSSNYSEWDLNKQDYKTKKEEVLKAIIQRLDEIFPNLSSHLIHQELATPKTIQRYTKAYEGAIYGFSQDQEGIKYRLHYKSKSIENLYFANAFIFPGGGFTGAILGGYFCANKMNFH is encoded by the coding sequence GTGGATGTAGAATTTGATGTAATTATTATAGGTTCAGGTCTTGGAGGCTTAAGTGCAGGTGCTTTTTTAGCTAAAGATAAAAAAAGTGTTTTAGTCTTAGAACAGCATTCTTTAATAGGTGGTTGTGCTACTTGCTTTAAAAGAAAAGGCGCTTTGATTGATGCGGGGCTTCATGAGATGGATTGGGGTGAAGCAAAAACTGACATGAAGCATTTGGTTTTTGAAAAACTTGGCATAAAAAATAAAATTGAAATTTTACCTTTACCAAGTGCTTGGAGTATTAAAAGTAAAAATTATAATCTAACTTTGCCTCATGGTATAGAAAAAGTAAAAGAGATTTTGAAAAAAGAATTTCCAAAAGAAACTAAAGGTATAAATAAGTATTTTAAAGCTATAAGATTACAAGCTTATGCTATTCGAAGATTTCCTTGGGATTTAAAATTAAGTGAATTATTATTATTTCCATTTAGCACTTCTTGGATATTTATTAAAAATAGATTGTTTAATAAAAAAGTTTATGATGTTTTAAATGCTTATATTAAAAATGATAAGCTAAAAAAGATTTTAAATGCAAATATGAGTTATTATCATCATGATAGTAAAGAATTTATTTTTTCTTATCATGCTATGGCGCAAAAACATTATTATGATGGCGGAGTATATATTAAAGGTGGTTCGCAAGCTTTAAGTGATGCTTTGGCTGAGGTTATCAAAGAAAATCAAGGGCAGGTTTTAGCTAAGGCTGAAGTTATTAAAATACTCACAAAAGATCAAAAAGCTTATGGAGTAGAATATATCCAAAACAATAAAAAATACACCATCCATGCACAAAATATCATTGCAAATTGTGATCCTTTAATCGTATATAAAGACTTGCTTAAAGATTTAAATTTAACCCAAGAAATTAAAACAATAGAATCTAAAAAGCGTGCTTGTTCTTTGGTAAGTGCTTATTTTATTTATGATAAAGATATTTCTAAAATTTATGAAAATATGGATTATTGTAATTTTATATTTGAAGATGATTTTTTAAATAGTTCATATGAAAATACTAATATTTTGAAACTAGATATCAAAAAAAGACCTATGGCTTTTGTGAATTATTCTAAGATTGATAGTGGCCTAGCTAGCAATAAATATATAGGTGTTGTAGCTTTTAGTTCAAATTATAGTGAGTGGGATTTAAATAAGCAAGATTATAAAACTAAAAAAGAAGAAGTGTTAAAAGCTATAATACAAAGACTAGATGAGATTTTTCCAAATTTAAGTTCACACTTAATCCATCAAGAATTAGCCACTCCAAAAACTATACAAAGATATACTAAAGCTTATGAGGGTGCAATTTATGGATTTTCTCAAGATCAAGAAGGGATTAAATATAGATTACATTATAAAAGCAAAAGTATAGAAAATTTATATTTTGCTAATGCTTTTATATTTCCTGGTGGTGGTTTTACAGGTGCGATTTTGGGTGGATATTTTTGCGCTAATAAAATGAATTTTCATTAA
- a CDS encoding sodium-dependent transporter has protein sequence MNEKFSKIGFVLAVAGSAVGLGNAWKFPTLVGQNGGSAFVLLYLFLTLGVGFVIFLAELSIGKLSEKDPVNAYYTLAPKYKRAWSIVGFSLIGAILIVSFYSVIIGWIVKYAYFGFFPLPKSIEESGAIFGNLLSNDVLSQFICFTFVFIVIFYVVSKGVKSGIEKLNVWMMPSLFILLILMLGYSFSMDGFSKASEFLFSPDFSKLSVGAFLSALGLACFSLSIGVGSIITYSASLSDKTNFITSTINIIIINIIIGIMMGLIVFTFIFEFNGDPAQQGPGLIFVSLMSLFSNIDPIGFLPLGNILAVAFFIALFFAGITSAVSMIEPLTFYLINSYNFTRKKALIFIAFIVYFLGSLCILSGIEWSKDSLEFFGKSFFDILDFVASNLMMPLGGLFGAIFVGFVLKKEALQTLFYPYMRGKYFECWYFFVRYISPLAVILIMVKQLFF, from the coding sequence ATGAATGAAAAATTTTCTAAAATAGGTTTTGTATTAGCAGTGGCAGGTTCAGCTGTTGGGCTTGGAAATGCTTGGAAATTCCCAACTTTGGTAGGACAAAATGGAGGCTCAGCATTTGTGCTTTTGTATTTATTTTTGACTTTAGGTGTAGGTTTTGTAATATTTTTAGCAGAACTTAGTATAGGAAAACTTAGTGAAAAAGACCCAGTGAATGCTTATTATACCTTAGCACCAAAGTATAAAAGAGCTTGGTCTATAGTTGGTTTTTCTTTAATAGGCGCTATTTTGATTGTTTCTTTTTATAGTGTGATTATAGGATGGATTGTTAAATATGCCTATTTTGGATTTTTTCCTTTACCAAAAAGCATAGAAGAAAGTGGTGCTATTTTTGGAAATTTACTTTCTAATGATGTTTTATCTCAATTTATATGTTTTACTTTTGTATTTATAGTGATTTTTTATGTAGTATCAAAAGGTGTTAAAAGTGGTATAGAAAAACTCAATGTTTGGATGATGCCAAGTTTATTTATACTACTTATTTTAATGCTTGGATATTCTTTTAGCATGGATGGTTTTTCTAAAGCGAGTGAGTTTTTATTTTCTCCGGACTTTTCTAAGCTTAGCGTAGGGGCTTTTTTGAGTGCATTAGGACTTGCTTGTTTTTCTTTGTCTATTGGAGTGGGTTCGATTATAACTTATTCTGCAAGTTTATCGGATAAAACAAATTTCATTACAAGTACTATTAATATCATAATTATCAACATAATCATTGGTATCATGATGGGACTTATTGTATTTACTTTTATATTTGAATTTAATGGAGATCCGGCTCAACAAGGCCCAGGTTTGATTTTTGTATCTTTAATGAGTTTGTTTTCAAATATTGATCCAATCGGTTTTTTACCTTTAGGAAATATTTTAGCTGTAGCTTTTTTCATTGCATTGTTTTTTGCAGGGATTACTTCAGCAGTTTCCATGATAGAACCTTTAACTTTTTACTTAATCAATTCTTATAATTTTACAAGAAAAAAAGCTTTGATTTTTATAGCTTTCATTGTATATTTTTTAGGAAGTTTATGTATTTTATCAGGGATTGAGTGGAGTAAAGATTCTTTAGAGTTTTTTGGAAAAAGCTTTTTTGATATATTAGATTTTGTAGCTTCAAATTTAATGATGCCTTTGGGTGGATTATTCGGTGCAATCTTTGTAGGTTTTGTGCTTAAAAAAGAAGCTTTACAAACTTTATTTTATCCTTATATGAGGGGTAAATACTTTGAGTGTTGGTATTTTTTTGTAAGATATATTTCGCCTTTAGCGGTGATTTTAATCATGGTAAAACAATTATTTTTTTAA
- a CDS encoding sodium-dependent transporter: protein MNEKFSKIGFVLAVAGSAVGLGNAWKFPTLVGNNGGSAFVVVYLLLTLGVAFVIFLAELSIGKLSEKDPVNAYHTLAPKNKKAWSFAGFFMLGAIILVSFYSVVIGWIAKYAYFGFFELPKDTNEAGAIFGNLLSNDVLSQFICFTFVFIVIFYVVSKGVKSGIEKLNVWMMPSLFILLILMLGYSFSMDGFSKASEFLFVPDFSKLSVNSILDALGLAFFSMSLGVCVILTYAASLPDKTNFISSALNIIIINTIIGLMMGLIVFTFIFEFGADPTQQGPGLIFISLTTLFAKLGFFGNVLAIAFFIALFFAGITSAISMIEPFTFYLINRYQISRKKALIFVGVIVYFIGSLSILSFYHVSAPSLNFFGKSFFDILDFFIQNLLMPISALITAFFVGFVLKKEALQILFQPFMRGIYFEIWYIFLRYISPLAVILIMARQLFF, encoded by the coding sequence ATGAATGAAAAATTTTCTAAAATAGGTTTTGTATTAGCAGTAGCAGGTTCAGCTGTTGGGCTTGGAAATGCTTGGAAATTTCCAACTTTAGTAGGTAATAATGGCGGATCAGCTTTTGTAGTGGTGTATTTGCTTTTAACCTTAGGTGTGGCTTTTGTGATATTTTTAGCCGAACTTAGCATAGGAAAACTTAGTGAAAAAGATCCTGTAAATGCTTATCATACTTTAGCACCAAAGAACAAAAAAGCTTGGTCATTTGCGGGATTTTTTATGCTTGGTGCTATTATTTTAGTGTCTTTTTATAGTGTTGTTATAGGTTGGATAGCAAAATATGCTTATTTTGGGTTTTTTGAACTACCTAAAGATACAAATGAAGCAGGCGCTATTTTTGGAAATTTACTTTCTAATGATGTTTTATCTCAATTTATATGTTTTACTTTTGTATTTATAGTGATTTTTTATGTAGTATCAAAAGGTGTTAAAAGTGGTATAGAAAAACTCAATGTTTGGATGATGCCAAGTTTATTTATACTACTTATTTTAATGCTTGGATATTCTTTTAGCATGGATGGTTTTTCTAAAGCGAGTGAGTTTTTGTTTGTGCCTGATTTTTCAAAATTAAGTGTTAATTCTATATTAGATGCGCTAGGGCTTGCATTTTTTAGTATGTCTTTGGGTGTTTGTGTGATTTTAACTTATGCAGCAAGCTTGCCCGATAAAACAAATTTTATAAGTAGCGCTTTAAATATTATTATTATTAATACTATCATTGGCTTAATGATGGGGCTTATTGTATTTACTTTTATATTTGAATTTGGAGCTGATCCTACCCAACAAGGTCCAGGGCTTATATTTATATCACTAACTACACTTTTTGCAAAATTAGGATTTTTCGGAAATGTTTTAGCTATAGCTTTTTTTATAGCTTTATTTTTTGCAGGAATTACTTCGGCTATTTCCATGATAGAACCTTTTACTTTTTATCTTATAAATCGTTATCAAATTTCAAGAAAAAAAGCTTTGATTTTTGTAGGTGTGATTGTTTATTTTATTGGAAGTTTATCTATACTTTCTTTTTATCATGTAAGTGCGCCAAGTTTAAATTTCTTTGGAAAAAGTTTTTTTGATATTTTAGACTTTTTCATACAAAATTTATTAATGCCAATTTCTGCTTTAATTACAGCATTTTTTGTGGGTTTTGTGCTTAAAAAAGAAGCTTTACAAATTTTATTTCAACCATTTATGCGCGGGATATATTTTGAGATTTGGTATATCTTTTTAAGATATATTTCTCCACTAGCAGTGATTTTAATCATGGCTAGACAGCTTTTTTTCTAA
- a CDS encoding NAD(P)H-dependent glycerol-3-phosphate dehydrogenase — protein MKIAVVGAGKWGSALYDALSVKNECVITSFHEKDLSYFVSTKEALEYEYLVFALYAQGIHEWLANNFKDLNQKILVASKGIDCKSLKFMDEVFSEFISSDRLCFLSGPSFASEVLEKKPCALVVSGKNQALCNQFASFFPNYIKTYTSSDVKGVEICGAYKNVLAIASGVCDGLNLGNNARASLVSRGLVEMHRFGQFFNAKEETFLGLSGAGDLFLTASSNLSRNYRVGLSLASGKNIKDILMELGEVAEGVQTAYAIHSLSKQFQIYTPIVNEVVLMLEGKNAWESLKDLMSSKEEIS, from the coding sequence ATGAAAATAGCAGTTGTTGGTGCAGGAAAATGGGGAAGTGCTTTATATGATGCATTGAGTGTTAAAAATGAATGCGTGATAACTTCTTTTCATGAAAAAGATCTTTCTTATTTTGTTAGCACCAAAGAAGCTTTAGAATATGAATATTTAGTTTTTGCTTTATATGCTCAAGGAATACATGAGTGGCTTGCAAATAATTTTAAAGATTTAAATCAAAAAATTCTTGTAGCTTCTAAGGGCATTGATTGTAAAAGTTTAAAATTTATGGATGAGGTTTTTAGCGAGTTTATAAGTAGTGATAGACTTTGTTTTTTAAGTGGTCCTTCTTTTGCAAGTGAAGTGCTAGAAAAAAAACCTTGTGCTTTGGTTGTTAGCGGTAAAAATCAAGCACTTTGCAATCAATTTGCAAGTTTTTTTCCAAATTATATTAAAACTTATACAAGTTCTGATGTTAAAGGTGTTGAGATTTGTGGTGCATATAAGAATGTTTTAGCAATTGCAAGTGGAGTTTGCGATGGTTTAAATTTAGGTAATAATGCAAGAGCTTCTTTGGTTTCAAGAGGCTTAGTTGAAATGCACCGTTTTGGGCAATTTTTTAACGCTAAAGAAGAAACTTTTTTAGGACTTAGTGGGGCCGGAGATTTATTTTTAACAGCTTCAAGCAATCTATCAAGAAATTATAGAGTAGGTTTAAGTTTGGCTAGTGGTAAAAATATAAAAGATATTTTAATGGAACTTGGCGAGGTAGCTGAAGGAGTGCAAACTGCTTATGCTATACATTCTTTATCAAAACAATTTCAAATTTATACCCCGATTGTTAACGAAGTAGTCTTAATGCTAGAGGGTAAGAATGCTTGGGAATCTTTGAAAGATTTGATGTCATCAAAGGAGGAAATATCATGA
- a CDS encoding F0F1 ATP synthase subunit A: MKDLFLFSSFIDSSHTFAYFFHLGIVVVISLILAKLATRSMQIVPRGSQNLAEAYMEGILSMGRDTMGSDEAARKYLPLVATIGFIVFFSNIIGIIPGFEAPSASLNFSATLAIIVFVYYHFEGIRTQGFFKYFAHFMGPVKILAPLMFPIEVVSHFSRVISLSFRLFGNIKGDDLFLAVILALVPWVAPLPAYMLLTFMAFLQSFIFMILTYVYLAGATVVDEHH; encoded by the coding sequence ATGAAAGATTTATTTTTATTTAGTTCTTTTATAGATTCTAGTCACACTTTTGCATACTTTTTTCATTTGGGTATAGTGGTTGTGATTTCTTTGATTTTAGCAAAACTTGCTACAAGATCCATGCAAATTGTCCCAAGAGGTAGTCAGAATTTAGCTGAAGCTTATATGGAAGGCATTTTAAGCATGGGTAGAGATACCATGGGTAGTGATGAGGCTGCTAGAAAATATTTACCTTTGGTTGCAACTATAGGTTTTATTGTGTTTTTTAGTAATATTATAGGAATTATCCCAGGTTTTGAAGCTCCAAGTGCTAGTTTAAATTTTAGTGCAACTTTGGCTATTATAGTATTTGTATATTATCATTTTGAAGGCATTAGAACTCAAGGATTTTTTAAGTATTTTGCACATTTCATGGGACCTGTGAAAATTCTAGCGCCTTTAATGTTTCCTATAGAAGTGGTTTCTCATTTTTCAAGAGTTATTTCTTTATCTTTCCGTTTATTTGGTAATATTAAAGGAGATGATTTATTCTTAGCAGTTATTTTAGCTCTTGTGCCTTGGGTTGCACCACTACCTGCTTATATGCTTTTAACTTTTATGGCATTTTTGCAATCTTTTATTTTTATGATTTTAACTTATGTTTATTTAGCAGGTGCGACTGTAGTTGATGAACATCATTAA
- the gatB gene encoding Asp-tRNA(Asn)/Glu-tRNA(Gln) amidotransferase subunit GatB, translated as MFEVVIGLEVHAQLNTKTKIFCSCATSFGEKSNTNVCPTCLALPGALPVLNQEAVRKAIAFGKAVNATINKKSIFNRKNYFYPDLPKAYQISQFDIPIVENGELFINVNGENKRIGITRAHLEEDAGKNIHESNFSKVDLNRAGTPLLEIVSEPELRSSDEAVAYLKKLHSIIRFLDISDANMQEGSFRCDANVSIRPKGDDKLYTRVEIKNLNSFRFIQKAIEYEVKRQSEAWEDGKYDQEVVQETRLFDTVNLVTRSMRGKEDSAEYRYFPDPDLLPVILDDEMLSQDIPELPDEKKARFVSELGIKESDSEVIVSSLELCRYFEYLINQKLNPKLCVTWLTTELMGLLKGELTIENSPVKQEKLAILIKRIEEGVISAKAGKDILAYVFENTEVEIDDTIEKLGLKQVSDDGAIEKIIDEILANNEDKVTEYKSGKDKLFGFFVGQAMKAGKGAFNPAKVNEILKAKLG; from the coding sequence ATGTTTGAAGTTGTTATAGGACTTGAAGTTCATGCACAATTAAATACAAAAACAAAAATCTTTTGCTCATGTGCAACTTCTTTTGGAGAAAAATCAAATACTAATGTATGTCCAACATGTTTAGCTTTACCAGGCGCTTTGCCTGTATTAAATCAAGAAGCAGTGAGAAAAGCTATAGCATTTGGAAAAGCAGTTAATGCAACTATAAATAAAAAAAGTATTTTTAATAGAAAAAATTATTTTTATCCTGATTTGCCAAAAGCTTATCAAATTTCGCAATTTGATATTCCTATAGTAGAAAATGGTGAGTTATTTATCAATGTAAATGGAGAAAATAAACGTATAGGTATTACTAGAGCTCATTTAGAAGAAGATGCAGGGAAAAATATACATGAGAGTAATTTTTCAAAAGTAGATTTAAATAGAGCAGGTACACCTTTGCTTGAAATTGTTAGTGAACCTGAACTTAGAAGCTCTGATGAGGCAGTGGCTTATTTGAAAAAGTTACATTCTATTATAAGATTTTTAGATATTTCAGATGCAAATATGCAAGAAGGTAGTTTTAGGTGTGACGCTAATGTTAGTATTCGTCCAAAGGGTGATGATAAGCTTTATACTAGAGTGGAGATTAAAAACTTAAATTCATTCCGTTTTATCCAAAAGGCGATTGAGTATGAAGTAAAACGCCAAAGTGAAGCTTGGGAAGATGGAAAATACGACCAAGAAGTTGTACAGGAGACAAGATTATTTGATACGGTTAATTTAGTTACTAGAAGTATGAGAGGTAAAGAAGATTCTGCTGAATATAGATATTTCCCTGATCCTGATCTTTTACCTGTAATTTTAGATGATGAAATGCTAAGTCAAGATATACCAGAACTTCCTGATGAGAAAAAAGCTAGATTTGTTAGTGAATTAGGTATTAAAGAAAGTGATAGTGAAGTGATTGTTTCTTCATTAGAGCTTTGTAGATATTTTGAGTATCTAATAAATCAAAAATTAAACCCAAAACTTTGTGTTACTTGGCTTACGACTGAGTTAATGGGGCTTTTAAAAGGCGAATTGACCATAGAAAACTCACCTGTAAAACAAGAAAAATTAGCTATTTTAATCAAACGCATAGAAGAAGGTGTTATTAGTGCTAAAGCAGGTAAGGATATTTTAGCTTATGTGTTTGAAAATACAGAAGTTGAAATTGATGATACTATTGAAAAACTTGGTTTAAAACAAGTAAGCGATGATGGCGCTATTGAAAAGATTATTGATGAAATTTTAGCAAACAATGAAGATAAAGTGACTGAATATAAAAGTGGTAAAGACAAACTTTTTGGTTTCTTTGTTGGTCAAGCAATGAAAGCAGGTAAAGGTGCATTTAATCCTGCTAAGGTAAATGAAATTTTAAAAGCAAAACTTGGTTAA